Proteins found in one Acidobacteriota bacterium genomic segment:
- a CDS encoding carbohydrate kinase family protein: MSAPELVTLGEAFEDLVFLGLDCLPRPGEEVKTSAFVRTVGGGAVITAVAASRLGLACGVWSGLGDDAAARLAAEDVGVANFRRAGEPHAITAALSTRADRSFVTFNGINDQLEGRLLDALPRLETRHAHFALYPHDCARWERAVGELRLRGVTTSWDFGWNEGLVRDRGFIPLLRALDFVFVNEREARLYAQRHTLPAALDAWRSFERAIIVKLGARGSRWLSQRTDLHVPAPRVKPVDTTGAGDAFNGGFLAAWLRGLAPSACLRLGNFVGASSTRAAGGLDGLPAGREVPAPLRRAIGRTGSPAGRGAAASPRRTRRSLPSKGHA, encoded by the coding sequence GTGTCCGCGCCGGAGCTGGTGACGCTGGGCGAGGCCTTCGAAGACCTCGTGTTCCTGGGGCTCGACTGCCTCCCCCGACCGGGCGAGGAAGTCAAGACCAGTGCGTTCGTCCGCACGGTCGGTGGTGGCGCGGTCATCACGGCGGTCGCCGCCTCGCGCCTGGGTCTCGCGTGCGGCGTGTGGAGCGGCCTCGGCGACGACGCCGCGGCCCGCCTCGCGGCGGAGGACGTCGGCGTGGCCAACTTCCGCCGGGCGGGCGAGCCTCATGCCATCACGGCAGCCCTGTCGACGCGGGCCGACCGCAGCTTCGTCACCTTCAACGGCATCAACGACCAGCTCGAGGGGCGCCTGCTCGACGCGTTGCCGCGTCTCGAGACGCGACACGCCCATTTCGCCCTCTACCCGCACGATTGCGCTCGGTGGGAGCGTGCAGTCGGCGAGTTGCGCCTGCGCGGTGTGACCACCTCGTGGGATTTCGGCTGGAACGAAGGCCTGGTGCGCGACCGGGGGTTCATCCCGCTCCTGCGCGCGCTCGACTTCGTCTTCGTGAACGAGCGGGAGGCGCGCCTCTACGCGCAGCGCCACACGCTGCCGGCAGCGCTCGACGCCTGGCGGTCCTTCGAGCGGGCCATCATCGTCAAGCTCGGCGCGCGCGGCAGCCGCTGGCTCTCGCAGCGGACCGACCTGCACGTTCCGGCGCCGCGCGTGAAGCCCGTCGACACGACCGGCGCCGGCGATGCCTTCAACGGCGGATTCCTCGCAGCCTGGCTGCGCGGCCTCGCGCCGTCGGCCTGCCTCCGGCTCGGCAACTTCGTCGGCGCCAGCTCGACCCGCGCGGCCGGCGGCCTCGACGGCCTGCCCGCGGGCCGCGAGGTCCCCGCTCCGCTGAGGCGGGCGATCGGGCGAACCGGTTCGCCCGCCGGGCGCGGCGCGGCGGCCTCCCCCCGTCGCACACGGCGTTCCCTGCCCTCGAAAGGACACGCATGA